Within the Metasolibacillus fluoroglycofenilyticus genome, the region TAAAAAATCGTAACAAATAATAGGCGACCACTTTCCTACGCTAGTATCAACTAGATCAGGTTCCAGGAATCCCAAAGTTTACTTTGATCTCAGCCGTTCACAACGGCACCTCCAGTGGATGGCTATGCAATTAGTTAACAATATAGCATATGTTTTCTAGAATGTCACGATGGAATTATCAGTTAATTCATTACTATTGAAATTTTAGTAAAACGATTAATGCAAACGCAATGATGTTTTTCAAGGGAAAAGTAATTTTGTGAATGGCTGATTTCCGACATATTTTAATAAAATATTCTAGCCATTTCCCCATATTTGGTATTAAATAAAGTATACATAAAAGAAAAATCCCTGATTAATACAAATGGATTTCGTAGAATAATTCGTTTGAAAAAGCACTGTTAGTTGGGATAAGGAGCAGTAGAATGCTTTATAGAGGGGGAATGGAAATGTACTTTATACAAATGTCTGGCTTCCCAGGTTCAGGAAAATCTACACTGGCCAGAGAAATCGCTAATAGAATGGGCTTTATCATTATTGACCACGACATTGTAAAATCTGCTTTATTAAATTCGATTGAAGCAGACAGCTCTTTTGATGGAAAGCTTGCCGGGAAAATAAGCTATACGATTGATTTTTCATTAGCTGATTTTCATCTATCTCAGGGGCACAGTGTGATTCTTGATAGCCCGTGCTTATACGAGGAAATGATTGAAAAGGGAATAAAATTAGCTCAAAAATATGATGCAGAATATAAATATATTGAATGCTACCTTGATGATTTTGAGGAAATCAATCATCGTTTAAAAAGCAGAGAAAAGATGCTCAGTCAAATTAGTGAAATTCGTTCGAAGGAAGGCTTTTATGCTACGCTTAACAGTGCAAAAAAGCCAATCGATTTCAAATGTTTAGTAGTTGATACAAGTCAGCCGATAGAAAGATATATAGAAAATGTCATTCGTTATATTAAATTTCGTATGCCAAGGGGAATTAAATAGAATTAAAGTAATTTATCCCTAAGACGCTTACGGTTAAGTGGGAGCTCCACTGCGCATAAAAGCCCAATTGGTTCAACTAACAATCAGTGAGGATGAGGAAAACCCCCGCTGATTAAATTTTCTCTTTATACGATAATCATGGTTGTGAGATTATAAATGT harbors:
- a CDS encoding AAA family ATPase, which encodes MYFIQMSGFPGSGKSTLAREIANRMGFIIIDHDIVKSALLNSIEADSSFDGKLAGKISYTIDFSLADFHLSQGHSVILDSPCLYEEMIEKGIKLAQKYDAEYKYIECYLDDFEEINHRLKSREKMLSQISEIRSKEGFYATLNSAKKPIDFKCLVVDTSQPIERYIENVIRYIKFRMPRGIK